The Paenibacillus pabuli DNA segment GTACGGCAATCACCCTGGTGGTCAGGCAGAATTCTTACGTGTACCTTACGGTAATTTCATGCCGTTTGTTATTCCGGAATCCTGTGAACTGGAAGACGAAGCCTTGCTGTTTCTATCCGATGTTCTTCCTACCGCGTACTGGAGTGTCGAAAATGCCGGCGTTAAACCTGGAGATACGGTAACCGTACTGGGCAGTGGGCCCATTGGCCTGATGACACAGAAGTTCGCCTGGATGAAAGGCGCGAAGCGGGTTATCGCTGTCGACCGCCTTCCGTATCGTCTCGACAAAGCCAAACGCATGAATGATGTGGAAACCTTTAATTTTGAGAATTTTGATGATATGGGGGCACATATCCGCGAGATCACGGGCGGAGGTACCGACGTAGTAATTGACTGTGTCGGCATGGACGGCAAAAAATCCACTTTGGAGGAAATCGGACAGAAGCTGAAGCTCCACGGCGGCGCCCTGAGCGCCATTGAAATTGGCATGAAAGCCGTGCGCAAATTTGGGACACTCCAGCTTACAGGTGTGTACGGCTCGTCCTACAACATGTTCCCGCTGGGCAGTATGTTTGAACGAAACGTCAATCTTAAAATGGGACAGGCTCCTGTCATCCACTATATGCCGGAATTGTTCCGCAAGATTACAGCAGGTGAATTCGACCCGACCGAGATTGTCTCCCATCGCATTGCGCTGGAAAATGCCAGTGAGGCGTATCGGATCTTCAACGATCATGAGGACGAATGTACCAAAGTTGTGCTGAAGCCTTAATGCATAAGAATGAGCGTAAGCAAAAAGGCAGGTGCCCTTGTACAGGTCATCTGCCCTTTGTGTTGTTATGCAACTGCCAGAATGGATGAAGAGCGGTACCCTCATACATCCTTTGAGCTATCTTTCTTTTGAGGCCTGAATGAGTACACTCTCTCCCCCGAAGCTTACCAGCTTATCTGGCAATACCTCTTCGAACCTAAAAAACTTTTTAATGACCGAAGGTGCGCAGAGCATGCTAGTTTCAAGTTCTCGTCCATCCGCTTCCGGTAGGCCGGCACGCTTGCACCAATCTTCAAAGAGAAAGGTTTTCTCGAAGGAAACCATCGTTTCCACTCGATATTCCGCCACTTCCATCATTCGAATCCACTCGGACTTGCGCCATGCACGAACATGACTGGGATCACGGCGTTTCTCTACTTCATTGTAGAATTGATC contains these protein-coding regions:
- a CDS encoding zinc-dependent alcohol dehydrogenase, which produces MRAVTFQGTKDIQVKQVEDPRLQQKDDIIVRITSTAICGSDLHIYQGALPAEKDYVIGHEPMGIVEEVGPEVTRVKKGDRVVLPFNISCGECFYCNHDMESQCDNSNGNPDIHTGGYFGFTERYGNHPGGQAEFLRVPYGNFMPFVIPESCELEDEALLFLSDVLPTAYWSVENAGVKPGDTVTVLGSGPIGLMTQKFAWMKGAKRVIAVDRLPYRLDKAKRMNDVETFNFENFDDMGAHIREITGGGTDVVIDCVGMDGKKSTLEEIGQKLKLHGGALSAIEIGMKAVRKFGTLQLTGVYGSSYNMFPLGSMFERNVNLKMGQAPVIHYMPELFRKITAGEFDPTEIVSHRIALENASEAYRIFNDHEDECTKVVLKP